A genomic region of Haliotis asinina isolate JCU_RB_2024 chromosome 1, JCU_Hal_asi_v2, whole genome shotgun sequence contains the following coding sequences:
- the LOC137271652 gene encoding uncharacterized protein, protein MAKCYPNQEVAKELEQEVWQGTRQCYRRQTLDVSFDNSSERIVPNVYRKNTHTDQYIHYLSNHHPQIKQAIVSTLARRAKAICDLAHLQDEIDHLKRTFITLNRYPKQFVDQTIATTLQHQNDRVPKPEPAPIRVNIPYQGKIRHQISRPLIKTASVDVTFYSDKTLKNILRANGRGGSYQTNPNPRGCIYKINCDCGSSYIGETCRSFNIRLKEHKTSVRKLDLKSSLSEHIVNYPNHSIDWKNTEILASNISDWRRRKLWEAIIIRRLEPQINRDQGVYLPSAWCVNKDSHTLNLSAV, encoded by the exons ATGGCGAAATGTTATCCCAACCAGGAAGTCGCCAAGGAGCTG GAGCAAGAAGTCTGGCAAGGAACTCGACAGTGTTATAGAAGACAGACCCTAGACGTATCCTTTGACAACTCATCTGAAAGAATCGTTCCCAATGTCTATCGAAAGAACACCCACACTGACCAGTATATCCACTACCTATCCAACcaccatccacaaataaagcaaGCCATAGTCTCCACCCTagccagacgtgccaaagccatCTGTGACCTAGCCCACCTCCAAGACGAAATTGACCACCTCAAGAGAACTTTCATCACCCTCAATAGATACCCTAAACAATTCGTTGACCAGACTATAGCCACAACTCTCCAGCATCAGAACGACCGCGTCCCTAAACCTGAGCCTGCACCCATCCGAGTCAACATTCCCTACCAAGGCAAGATACGTCATCAAATCAGTCGACCCCTCATAAAAACTGCCAGTGTTGATGTGACCTTTTATTCTGATAAGACATTGAAAAACATCCTTAGAGCAAATGGAAGAGGTGGCAGTTATCAAACCAACCCCAACCCTAGAGGCTGCATCTACAAGATAAATTGTGATTGCGGCAGCAGCTACATAGGTGAAACCTGCAGATCATTCAACATCAGACTCAAAGAGCACAAAACTTCAGTAAGAAAATTAGATCTGAAATCGTCCCTCTCTGAACACATCGTCAACTATCCAAACCACTCCATCGACTGGAAAAACACCGAGATCCTGGCTTCCAATATCAGTGATTGGCGAagaaggaagctttgggaagcaatcatcatcagaagattagaacctcagatcaatagagatcaaggcgtgtacctaccctctgcctggtgtgtcaacaaggactcaCATACTCTCAATCTATCAGCTGTATAA